One segment of Thermosynechococcus sp. HN-54 DNA contains the following:
- a CDS encoding ParA family protein, protein MKVLTIYHNKGGVGKTTIAVNLAAALRCRGKRVLVIDMDSQANTTFATGLMSFLFEEEDTLRDAHIFHVLRYAEEYPIETVVRKSQSFNHPEIDVVPAHIDLVSIETRDLLREIDGIHLQLLMKLEAIKEAYDIVIIDAPPAWDLYAEIALIASDYLIIPSDFKPFANQGLKYVLSFVKDINRRFADLRIRLGKKTLEILGILPSKIHGSTRNSKKFIALQEAIRDKYPLKILETIITECVDLSSSLNRVITIGDSQIPAPQSIFRFKPNSDAAREFNDLADELHWLTQV, encoded by the coding sequence GTGAAAGTTCTTACCATTTATCACAACAAGGGTGGTGTAGGGAAAACGACGATCGCTGTGAATTTGGCAGCTGCCCTTCGTTGTCGGGGCAAGCGGGTTTTAGTTATTGACATGGATTCTCAAGCCAATACAACCTTTGCCACCGGCTTAATGAGTTTCCTGTTTGAAGAGGAGGATACCCTGCGTGATGCCCATATCTTCCATGTGCTCAGATATGCAGAGGAGTATCCCATTGAAACCGTTGTGCGGAAATCCCAGTCTTTTAATCACCCGGAGATTGATGTTGTCCCTGCCCATATTGATTTAGTCAGCATTGAAACCCGTGATCTACTTAGAGAGATTGATGGGATTCATTTGCAACTCCTCATGAAGTTAGAAGCCATCAAAGAAGCCTATGACATTGTGATCATAGATGCACCGCCAGCTTGGGATCTCTACGCTGAAATTGCCCTGATTGCCTCGGACTATCTAATTATTCCCTCAGATTTTAAGCCCTTTGCCAATCAAGGCCTAAAGTACGTCCTGTCGTTTGTTAAAGATATTAACCGACGATTTGCAGATTTGCGGATAAGACTAGGTAAAAAAACCTTAGAGATTTTGGGAATCTTGCCCTCGAAAATTCATGGCAGCACTAGGAATTCAAAGAAGTTTATTGCTCTTCAAGAAGCAATTAGGGATAAGTATCCCCTCAAAATCCTAGAGACAATTATCACTGAGTGTGTTGATTTATCCAGTAGCCTCAATCGCGTGATTACCATTGGCGATAGTCAAATACCAGCACCTCAGTCCATTTTTCGCTTTAAGCCCAATTCAGATGCTGCCCGCGAATTTAATGATTTGGCCGATGAACTCCATTGGCTCACTCAAGTCTAA
- a CDS encoding ParB N-terminal domain-containing protein has product MASSILKAGICFPPLVVRRLGDRLACHRFKLLSGHRQYYAAQKANLKEINALILEENDPPEIEAAILSQIQPNAPVSEVPEEQKEEKVTEPSDLNQPVINSSEDLIKKLYQQNQQLLAHNEAIHQSLKQMCAYTQQLLAQNQSICQSLQEVQAALANINTQIASVPTSQVPPPTPTATLSGSLEDRNQPQLKIRLINQGSQAEIKQWLTNAGISEKSSGKYIKKIIEYRAQSPFQSLIHLKEILKLKSQTLTKLEKCPVPASSSFPH; this is encoded by the coding sequence TTGGCCAGTTCAATTCTCAAAGCAGGTATTTGTTTTCCACCGCTAGTGGTGCGGCGATTGGGCGATCGCTTGGCCTGTCATCGCTTCAAACTCTTGTCGGGTCATCGCCAGTATTATGCTGCCCAAAAAGCCAATCTTAAGGAAATTAATGCCCTTATTCTTGAGGAAAATGACCCGCCGGAAATAGAAGCTGCTATTCTCAGTCAAATTCAGCCCAATGCACCAGTATCTGAGGTTCCAGAAGAACAAAAAGAAGAAAAAGTAACCGAGCCTTCAGACCTTAACCAACCAGTCATCAACTCCAGCGAAGACCTGATCAAGAAACTCTACCAGCAAAATCAGCAGCTTCTTGCTCACAATGAGGCTATTCATCAGTCTCTCAAGCAGATGTGTGCCTATACTCAGCAGCTCTTAGCACAAAATCAGTCCATTTGCCAGTCTCTACAGGAAGTGCAAGCAGCCCTAGCAAATATCAATACCCAAATAGCGAGCGTCCCGACTTCACAAGTGCCACCGCCCACACCAACAGCAACGCTATCAGGCTCCTTGGAAGATCGCAACCAACCTCAGTTAAAAATACGCTTGATTAATCAAGGCTCTCAAGCTGAAATCAAACAGTGGCTTACAAATGCAGGAATCAGTGAAAAAAGCAGTGGAAAATATATCAAAAAGATTATTGAATATCGTGCTCAATCTCCCTTTCAGTCTCTCATTCATCTGAAAGAAATTTTGAAACTGAAGTCTCAGACCCTTACAAAACTCGAAAAGTGCCCTGTACCAGCAAGCTCGAGTTTTCCTCACTAG
- a CDS encoding DUF3611 family protein, with product MERLPGNAPPPSHRGTTQPLHRLGRELRRFGWIGFWTQVVLGFVSLLIVIIVIFSRQFNINRPANGMNSPTLGLVLAIIGLVFLGVSIYCCYRYPQLGRRLDQPAKRPTKEHVIRSLNIGLWVNIAGMIFTVAAAEWNVGMLLLKVLSIPQGAAVYATNVLIEPLEIFVIQAKVNTIAAQLTGIIVALWLLRCVRRPV from the coding sequence ATGGAACGTCTTCCCGGTAATGCTCCGCCGCCATCCCATCGAGGTACCACCCAACCCCTGCACCGTCTTGGCCGTGAACTGCGACGCTTTGGCTGGATTGGCTTTTGGACACAGGTGGTCCTAGGCTTTGTCTCACTTTTGATCGTCATTATTGTCATCTTTAGTCGCCAATTTAATATCAATCGGCCAGCCAACGGCATGAATAGTCCCACCTTGGGGTTAGTGCTGGCGATTATTGGTTTGGTGTTTTTAGGCGTGAGTATTTACTGCTGCTATCGCTATCCACAACTGGGACGACGGTTAGATCAACCGGCAAAACGCCCGACTAAGGAGCATGTAATTCGCAGTTTGAATATTGGTCTTTGGGTAAATATCGCGGGCATGATTTTTACCGTAGCAGCCGCAGAGTGGAATGTGGGGATGTTGTTGCTCAAGGTGCTGTCAATTCCCCAAGGGGCAGCAGTCTATGCGACAAATGTGCTGATTGAGCCGTTGGAGATTTTTGTGATTCAGGCGAAGGTGAATACGATTGCGGCTCAGTTGACGGGTATTATTGTGGCGCTGTGGTTGTTGCGCTGTGTGCGCCGCCCTGTTTAG
- the glmU gene encoding bifunctional UDP-N-acetylglucosamine diphosphorylase/glucosamine-1-phosphate N-acetyltransferase GlmU, which yields MIIVAVLAAGRGTRMKSSLPKVLHPLGGRSLVGWVLHQVQSLQPQRQFVIIGYGGDAVRAALADQPHVEFVEQREQLGTGHAVQQLLPHLKDYEGHLLVLNGDVPLLRGETLAKLLEVHQKHNNAATILTAQIPNPQGYGRVICDSQNILKQIIEDRDCTTAQKQNRRINAGVYCFHWPQLAAVLPYLQSNNDQQEYYLTDAVNALSPVMAVDVEDYEEILGVNDRVQLAAAYQVLQNRIKKAWMQAGVTLIDPASTTIEDTVELAPDVVIEPQTHLRGHTRIGSGSIIGPSTLIENSVIGERVTARYAVITDSEIGSDTQVGPFAHIRQQSVVAEHCRIGNFVELKKAQLGSDTKASHLSYLGDATLGDRVNIGAGTITANYDGVRKHPTHIGSGTKTGANSVLVAPVTLGENVTVAAGSTVTKDVPDNALVIARCRQVVKPNWHPQA from the coding sequence ATGATCATTGTGGCAGTCTTAGCGGCAGGACGAGGCACACGGATGAAATCCTCACTGCCCAAAGTTCTTCATCCCCTCGGCGGACGATCCCTAGTGGGCTGGGTTTTGCACCAAGTTCAATCTCTGCAACCGCAACGGCAGTTTGTGATCATTGGCTATGGGGGAGACGCTGTCCGTGCCGCGCTAGCTGATCAGCCCCACGTGGAATTTGTCGAGCAGCGGGAACAACTGGGAACGGGTCATGCTGTACAGCAGCTTTTACCCCACCTCAAGGACTATGAAGGCCATCTTTTGGTGCTCAATGGCGATGTGCCCCTCTTGCGTGGGGAGACACTGGCAAAGTTGCTCGAAGTCCACCAGAAACACAACAATGCGGCTACGATTTTAACAGCCCAAATTCCCAACCCCCAGGGCTATGGTCGTGTGATTTGTGACAGTCAGAATATCTTGAAGCAAATTATTGAAGATCGTGACTGCACCACAGCCCAAAAGCAAAACCGCCGCATCAATGCTGGGGTGTATTGTTTCCACTGGCCGCAACTGGCTGCTGTGTTGCCCTATCTCCAATCCAACAATGATCAGCAGGAATACTACCTCACCGATGCTGTCAATGCCCTCAGTCCTGTGATGGCGGTGGACGTGGAAGACTATGAGGAAATTTTGGGAGTCAACGATCGCGTTCAGTTAGCGGCGGCTTACCAAGTTCTGCAAAATCGGATTAAAAAAGCGTGGATGCAGGCGGGGGTGACCCTGATTGATCCTGCAAGTACCACCATTGAAGACACCGTGGAGTTGGCACCCGATGTGGTGATTGAACCGCAAACCCACTTGCGCGGGCACACCCGTATTGGCAGTGGCAGTATCATTGGACCTAGCACTTTGATTGAAAACAGTGTCATTGGTGAACGGGTGACGGCTCGCTATGCCGTGATTACCGACAGTGAGATTGGCAGTGATACTCAAGTGGGCCCTTTTGCCCACATCCGGCAGCAAAGTGTGGTTGCTGAGCACTGCCGCATTGGTAACTTTGTCGAGCTAAAAAAAGCGCAGTTGGGCAGTGACACCAAGGCCTCTCATCTGTCCTACTTAGGTGATGCCACCTTGGGCGATCGCGTCAATATCGGGGCAGGAACCATTACCGCCAACTATGATGGCGTCCGCAAGCACCCCACCCATATCGGTAGCGGCACCAAGACCGGTGCCAACAGTGTTTTAGTGGCTCCGGTGACCCTCGGCGAAAATGTTACGGTGGCAGCGGGTTCGACGGTCACAAAAGATGTACCGGATAATGCCCTTGTCATTGCCCGCTGTCGTCAAGTAGTTAAACCGAACTGGCACCCCCAAGCCTAG
- a CDS encoding HpsJ family protein codes for MTASKSTKRPVPLAAQFLKLVGIILLLTFLVEWGILFITPQFNNSQWQLTVVNQFIERGATPLIGFVFIYTGFWIQAVSGSATQPEPGEPALKDWRFWVFVLSSLLGLLCLLGIPLYLSITGQITEQAVNQINQEAAQAEIRVDQEQQQIKQLASSGQLEQLLKSNQLPPDQRTILEQLQKDPQALDKQAGQARERIRSQQQEAVNRAQQEAFVNRLRVGIRSFLLAVGFITIGWSGLREHR; via the coding sequence ATGACCGCTTCAAAATCAACCAAGCGACCTGTCCCCTTGGCGGCTCAGTTCCTGAAACTGGTGGGAATCATCCTACTCCTCACCTTTCTGGTCGAGTGGGGCATTCTCTTTATTACTCCCCAGTTCAATAACAGCCAGTGGCAACTCACGGTCGTCAACCAATTCATTGAGCGCGGTGCCACCCCCTTGATTGGGTTTGTCTTTATCTACACTGGCTTTTGGATTCAAGCGGTCTCTGGGAGTGCGACGCAGCCGGAGCCGGGAGAACCTGCCCTCAAGGATTGGCGATTTTGGGTCTTTGTTCTCTCCAGCCTACTTGGCTTATTGTGCCTGTTAGGCATTCCGCTCTATCTATCAATTACAGGGCAAATTACGGAGCAGGCAGTCAACCAAATCAATCAAGAGGCAGCCCAAGCCGAAATTCGCGTTGATCAGGAACAACAACAAATCAAACAACTGGCCAGTAGCGGTCAACTGGAGCAACTCCTCAAGAGCAATCAACTCCCGCCCGATCAACGAACCATTCTCGAGCAGTTACAAAAAGACCCCCAAGCCCTAGATAAACAAGCAGGTCAGGCACGAGAGCGCATTCGCAGCCAACAACAGGAAGCGGTGAATCGGGCGCAACAGGAAGCCTTTGTGAATCGTCTAAGGGTAGGAATTCGTAGTTTTCTCTTGGCAGTGGGCTTTATTACCATTGGTTGGAGTGGTCTGCGCGAGCACCGCTAG
- the pyrH gene encoding UMP kinase: protein MSPKYRRVLLKLSGEALMGNLNYGIDPKVVQSFASEIAQVVQAGVQTAIVVGGGNIFRGMKGAAAGMDRATADYIGMIATVMNAMTLQDALEQMNVPTRVQTAIAMQEVAEPYIRRRAIRHLEKGRVVIFGAGSGNPFFTTDTTAALRAAEIDAEVIFKATKVDGVYDADPHKNPNARRYRSLTYTHALTHNLAVMDSTAIALCKDNDIPIIVFSLETAGNIYRALTGEPIGTMVGGSCEIS, encoded by the coding sequence ATGAGTCCTAAATATCGCCGCGTTTTGCTCAAATTGAGCGGTGAAGCCCTCATGGGCAACCTGAACTATGGCATTGATCCAAAGGTAGTTCAATCTTTTGCCAGCGAAATTGCTCAGGTGGTGCAAGCAGGGGTTCAGACTGCCATTGTGGTCGGTGGTGGCAATATCTTTCGCGGTATGAAAGGAGCTGCGGCTGGCATGGATCGGGCAACGGCAGACTACATCGGTATGATTGCCACTGTCATGAATGCCATGACCCTTCAGGACGCCCTCGAACAAATGAATGTGCCCACGCGCGTGCAAACTGCCATTGCCATGCAGGAGGTGGCTGAACCCTACATTCGCCGCCGTGCTATCCGACATCTGGAAAAGGGACGGGTGGTCATCTTTGGAGCAGGGTCAGGGAATCCCTTTTTTACCACGGATACCACCGCCGCCCTGCGTGCCGCCGAAATTGATGCTGAAGTGATTTTCAAAGCCACGAAAGTCGATGGTGTCTATGATGCAGATCCCCACAAAAATCCGAATGCGCGTCGCTACCGCAGTCTCACCTATACCCATGCCCTCACCCACAACTTGGCGGTGATGGACAGTACCGCGATCGCCCTGTGTAAAGATAATGATATCCCCATCATTGTGTTTAGTTTAGAAACGGCCGGTAATATCTACCGCGCCTTGACTGGGGAACCCATTGGTACGATGGTTGGAGGCTCCTGTGAAATTAGCTGA
- a CDS encoding DUF192 domain-containing protein, with amino-acid sequence MFSVKPKVRGLVLGLVTLGLLLGCQSFGQGDVPPQRVRGVPQYLPITARARIHDTWIQLEVARTPAQQQLGLMFRSELPPDRGMLFPMSPPQVASFWMKNCLISLDLIFLREGKVVAIAPEAPPCKTLPCPTYESGVPVDAVLELAGGRAAELGLKVNDSVEIQFTAEPESAGR; translated from the coding sequence ATGTTCTCCGTGAAGCCTAAGGTACGCGGGTTGGTTTTGGGACTAGTGACCCTAGGGTTGCTGCTGGGGTGTCAAAGCTTTGGCCAGGGGGATGTCCCACCTCAGAGGGTTCGCGGGGTTCCCCAGTATCTACCGATTACTGCTAGGGCACGCATTCACGACACCTGGATTCAATTGGAAGTGGCGCGCACGCCAGCACAGCAACAGTTGGGCTTGATGTTTCGTTCTGAATTGCCCCCTGATCGCGGCATGCTGTTTCCAATGTCGCCACCCCAAGTGGCCAGCTTCTGGATGAAAAATTGCCTCATTTCCCTCGACTTGATTTTTCTCAGGGAGGGTAAAGTGGTGGCGATCGCCCCCGAAGCTCCCCCCTGCAAAACTCTCCCCTGCCCGACCTACGAGTCCGGGGTTCCAGTGGATGCCGTTTTAGAACTGGCGGGTGGCCGCGCCGCCGAATTAGGACTGAAGGTCAATGACTCTGTAGAGATACAGTTTACCGCTGAACCCGAAAGTGCTGGAAGATAG
- a CDS encoding histidine phosphatase family protein has translation MVLTLYFLRHGQTSFSRANAYCGELDPPLTEAGLAMAEAFAEHYAQLPWQAVFVSPTLRTRTTAQFLCDRVGLPMQVRDGLREIYYGQWEGLSPEEVNAKFHDDYVRWLADPGWNAPTGGERGIDIYYRSNAVLLEIEREYPDGNVLIVSHKATIRIMLCGLLGIDVGRFRDRIAAPVASVSIVEYTSRGPLLLALAERSHLSPELRQLPGT, from the coding sequence GTGGTCTTGACACTCTATTTCTTGCGCCACGGGCAAACGAGCTTTAGTCGCGCCAATGCCTACTGTGGAGAACTAGATCCACCCTTGACAGAGGCTGGTCTAGCGATGGCTGAAGCCTTTGCCGAACACTATGCTCAGTTGCCTTGGCAGGCAGTCTTTGTCAGTCCAACGTTGCGCACTCGAACCACGGCACAGTTTTTGTGCGATCGCGTGGGTCTGCCGATGCAGGTTCGCGATGGTCTGCGGGAAATTTACTATGGTCAGTGGGAAGGCCTTTCCCCGGAAGAGGTGAATGCCAAGTTCCACGATGACTATGTGCGCTGGCTGGCGGATCCGGGCTGGAATGCCCCCACGGGGGGTGAGCGGGGGATTGACATCTACTACCGCAGTAATGCCGTTCTCTTAGAAATTGAGCGGGAGTATCCCGACGGCAATGTGCTAATTGTCTCCCACAAGGCAACGATTCGGATTATGCTCTGTGGGCTTCTTGGTATTGATGTGGGGCGGTTTCGCGATCGCATTGCTGCTCCTGTTGCCAGCGTCAGTATTGTGGAATATACCTCCCGTGGGCCATTGCTCCTTGCCCTTGCCGAGCGATCGCACTTGAGTCCAGAGCTGCGCCAGTTACCCGGCACCTAG
- a CDS encoding sulfurtransferase, whose amino-acid sequence MTPYAVTASWLADHLADPTVVIVDCRFDLMDTRRGQREYAQGHIPGAYYLDLEQDLSSPRQEHGGRHPLPDPEKLAARLNQMGVTPQTLVVAYDDSRFAYAARCWWLLRWLGHDRVAVLDGGYRAYVEAGYPTTPEVPSPRQGNFKPHPHPEWVVDRAAVLAAQADPQTVIVDAREPRRYRGEIEPIDPVAGHIPGAVNYPWQAISDEQGRLKSVADLQAHWQPIAEAEQIIVYCGSGVTACVDILGLAIAGLDQTKLYAGSWSDWCSYLTAPDSRSL is encoded by the coding sequence ATGACCCCCTATGCCGTAACGGCGTCTTGGTTGGCTGACCATTTGGCAGATCCCACAGTGGTGATTGTGGATTGCCGCTTTGACCTCATGGACACCAGACGCGGCCAACGGGAGTATGCTCAAGGACACATTCCAGGAGCCTACTATCTCGACCTAGAGCAGGATCTCTCCAGTCCTCGGCAAGAACATGGCGGGCGTCATCCCCTACCTGATCCAGAGAAGTTGGCAGCACGGCTGAATCAAATGGGGGTTACCCCGCAAACGCTGGTGGTGGCCTATGATGATTCGCGGTTTGCCTATGCGGCTCGCTGCTGGTGGCTCCTGCGCTGGTTGGGTCACGATCGCGTGGCGGTGCTCGATGGAGGCTATCGTGCCTATGTTGAAGCCGGGTATCCAACCACCCCTGAGGTGCCCTCGCCGCGACAGGGGAACTTCAAGCCCCACCCTCATCCGGAGTGGGTGGTAGATCGTGCTGCGGTGCTGGCGGCTCAAGCCGACCCCCAGACAGTGATTGTGGATGCCCGTGAACCTCGGCGCTATCGCGGTGAAATTGAACCGATTGATCCTGTGGCAGGTCATATTCCCGGAGCGGTGAACTATCCATGGCAGGCCATCTCCGATGAGCAGGGGCGCCTTAAATCGGTTGCCGACCTGCAAGCCCACTGGCAGCCTATTGCGGAGGCTGAGCAAATCATTGTCTATTGTGGATCGGGGGTGACGGCCTGTGTGGATATTTTGGGGCTGGCGATCGCTGGCCTTGATCAAACTAAGCTCTACGCCGGTAGTTGGAGCGATTGGTGTTCCTATTTGACGGCACCCGACAGCCGTTCGCTATGA
- a CDS encoding SpoIID/LytB domain-containing protein — MLYLIVRWRLLSQSVGLGCLISLLLQLTAAAVELRVAVLERVRQVTISSSTPGQLRDEAGRVLTLAPQQSVTAVFTGVGLQAGGLRGRQIVLEPRNNGLVRVGDRWYRGRLQLVSTSEGIIAINLVDVEDYLPSVVGKEMYPSWPLEALKAQAVASRSFVLFRRDRERRRPGSLFDVGATVTHQVYPGVSSETANTLAAVDATRGQVLTYNGQIIEAVFHASSGGHTENAEHVWQNPVPYLRGTPDFDQVSPNFQWTVRFTAAQLQQRLPGIGTIVGFRPLQLTPQGRVMAVEVVGTAGSRTISGSELRRVLGLHSTLLTITPEYGNVASQTGQSVPVAFTITGRGHGHGLGMSQWGAYGMALQGYTYDQILGHYYQGVTLSVLDTTQR, encoded by the coding sequence ATGCTTTACCTCATTGTGCGTTGGCGTCTTCTGTCGCAGTCGGTGGGTCTCGGCTGCTTGATCAGCCTGCTGCTCCAACTGACAGCCGCAGCAGTGGAATTGCGGGTCGCGGTGCTAGAACGAGTCCGTCAAGTTACGATTAGTAGCTCAACGCCGGGCCAGTTACGGGATGAGGCCGGTCGGGTGTTGACACTGGCACCGCAACAGAGTGTTACGGCTGTCTTTACAGGGGTTGGCCTGCAAGCAGGGGGACTCCGTGGGCGGCAAATTGTTCTAGAGCCTCGAAACAACGGCCTCGTCCGCGTGGGCGATCGCTGGTATCGGGGGCGGCTGCAATTGGTGAGTACCAGTGAGGGCATTATTGCCATCAACCTTGTGGATGTAGAGGACTATCTGCCCAGCGTCGTGGGCAAGGAGATGTATCCCTCTTGGCCGCTGGAAGCCCTGAAAGCCCAAGCAGTGGCCTCCCGTTCCTTTGTCCTCTTTCGGCGCGATCGCGAGCGTCGCCGTCCTGGGAGTCTTTTTGATGTCGGTGCCACCGTCACCCATCAGGTGTATCCGGGAGTAAGTTCAGAAACCGCCAATACCCTAGCTGCCGTTGACGCCACACGCGGTCAAGTGCTCACCTACAATGGCCAAATCATTGAAGCCGTCTTCCATGCCTCCTCAGGGGGACACACCGAAAATGCAGAGCACGTTTGGCAAAATCCCGTTCCCTACCTGCGCGGTACCCCTGACTTTGACCAAGTCTCCCCCAACTTTCAGTGGACGGTGCGTTTCACCGCAGCACAACTGCAACAACGCCTCCCTGGGATTGGTACCATCGTTGGCTTTCGCCCCTTGCAATTGACCCCCCAAGGGCGAGTCATGGCAGTGGAAGTGGTGGGCACGGCGGGTAGTCGTACGATTTCAGGCAGTGAACTACGGCGCGTGTTGGGGCTGCACAGTACGCTGCTGACAATCACCCCAGAGTACGGCAATGTAGCGAGTCAAACGGGGCAAAGTGTACCAGTGGCCTTTACGATTACCGGGCGGGGTCACGGCCATGGCTTGGGCATGAGTCAATGGGGTGCCTACGGTATGGCATTGCAGGGCTACACCTACGACCAAATTTTGGGGCATTATTACCAAGGCGTTACATTGAGTGTATTGGACACAACTCAGCGTTGA
- the nblR gene encoding response regulator transcription factor NblR, translated as MELMSPPARLLLVCADNHLSQRMGQDLQAAGYDPVIATTEKECHLACAEWQPALIIMDRYLGRLNSMELCQRLRQQEISLPILLMLESDRLEDRVAVLESGADDYLLLPYSPKPFLQMIQLYLKPPVTQSEVLRFDNLTLDLLTRRAERNGRTIDLTMKEYELLKFLMEHPREVLTREQILENVWGYDFLGESNVIEVYIRYLRLKIEPDGEKRLIHTVRGVGYVLREA; from the coding sequence ATGGAGTTAATGTCTCCCCCTGCACGTTTGCTTTTAGTGTGCGCCGACAACCACTTGTCGCAACGGATGGGACAAGACCTCCAAGCAGCGGGCTACGATCCCGTAATTGCGACGACGGAAAAAGAATGCCACTTGGCCTGTGCAGAATGGCAACCTGCCCTGATCATCATGGATCGCTATTTGGGGCGGCTCAACAGTATGGAGTTGTGCCAGCGGTTGCGTCAGCAGGAGATTAGCTTGCCGATTCTGTTGATGTTGGAGAGCGATCGCCTAGAAGATCGGGTCGCTGTGCTGGAGTCGGGTGCCGATGATTACCTATTGCTGCCCTATAGTCCCAAGCCCTTTCTCCAGATGATTCAGTTGTATTTGAAGCCCCCTGTGACCCAAAGTGAGGTGTTGCGATTTGATAATTTGACCCTTGATTTATTGACGCGGCGGGCAGAGCGCAATGGGCGCACGATCGACCTGACGATGAAAGAGTATGAACTGCTGAAGTTTCTTATGGAGCACCCCCGCGAAGTCCTCACTCGTGAGCAAATTTTGGAAAATGTCTGGGGCTATGACTTTTTGGGAGAATCTAACGTCATTGAAGTCTATATTCGCTATTTACGGTTGAAGATTGAACCCGATGGCGAAAAACGACTCATCCATACGGTGCGAGGAGTGGGATATGTTCTCCGTGAAGCCTAA
- the frr gene encoding ribosome recycling factor, translating to MKLADVEERMQKSVEATQHDFNSIRTGRANAALLDRIMVDYYGTETPLRSLANISTPDATTILIQPYDRSTLASIEKAIQLSDLGLTPSNDGSTIRLNIPPLTTERRKELVKTAAKIAEGGKVAIRNIRRDAIDHIKKEGKAGELTEDEVKDLQEKVQKLTDKYIGKIDALLAEKEKDIMTV from the coding sequence GTGAAATTAGCTGATGTCGAAGAGCGGATGCAAAAATCCGTTGAAGCAACCCAGCATGACTTTAATAGCATTCGTACGGGTCGCGCCAACGCGGCTTTGTTGGATCGAATCATGGTGGACTACTACGGCACCGAAACCCCTCTGCGCTCTCTAGCCAATATCTCCACGCCCGATGCAACCACCATTTTGATCCAGCCCTACGATCGCTCAACGTTGGCGAGCATTGAAAAAGCCATTCAACTGTCGGACTTGGGTCTGACGCCCAGCAACGATGGCTCTACTATCCGCCTCAATATCCCCCCCTTAACCACGGAGCGACGCAAGGAACTGGTGAAAACCGCCGCCAAAATTGCTGAAGGGGGCAAAGTTGCCATTCGCAATATCCGCCGTGATGCCATTGACCACATTAAAAAGGAGGGTAAAGCCGGAGAACTGACTGAAGATGAAGTGAAGGACTTGCAAGAGAAAGTGCAAAAGCTCACGGACAAATACATCGGCAAAATTGATGCGCTTCTTGCCGAAAAAGAAAAAGACATTATGACGGTCTGA
- the pyrF gene encoding orotidine-5'-phosphate decarboxylase, with amino-acid sequence MFDSQDAVASKIIVALDVPNLEVAIATIHTLPQVQFWKVGLELFCASGPIILDVLKDQGKRIFLDLKLHDIPNTVAAAARAIAPYGVDFVTIHAATGLAGLKSAQAALGESTTQLIGVTLLTSIDADTLQQELQIPLDPTTYVERMADLAHQAGLAGIVCSPQEAARVKQRWGDAFLRICPGIRPLGTATGDQARSLTPKAAFAAGASYLVIGRPILQAADPAEAFDEICHSLV; translated from the coding sequence TTGTTTGATTCTCAAGACGCTGTTGCCAGCAAAATTATTGTGGCTTTGGATGTGCCCAATCTGGAGGTGGCGATCGCCACCATTCATACCCTGCCCCAAGTGCAATTTTGGAAAGTGGGGCTAGAACTCTTTTGTGCCAGTGGGCCGATTATTCTTGATGTGCTCAAGGATCAGGGAAAGCGTATCTTTCTCGATTTGAAGCTCCACGATATTCCCAATACGGTAGCAGCAGCCGCACGGGCGATCGCCCCCTATGGGGTGGACTTTGTGACCATCCATGCCGCAACGGGGCTAGCGGGTCTAAAAAGCGCTCAGGCTGCCCTAGGGGAAAGCACCACTCAACTCATTGGGGTGACCCTACTCACCAGCATTGACGCAGACACCCTCCAGCAGGAACTCCAGATCCCCCTTGATCCCACCACCTATGTCGAGCGTATGGCTGATCTCGCCCATCAGGCCGGACTAGCGGGCATTGTCTGCTCCCCTCAGGAGGCTGCACGGGTGAAACAACGCTGGGGAGACGCCTTCCTGCGCATTTGTCCGGGGATTCGCCCCCTTGGTACCGCCACAGGGGATCAAGCGCGATCGCTCACGCCTAAAGCGGCCTTTGCTGCCGGCGCATCTTACCTTGTGATTGGCCGTCCGATTTTACAAGCAGCGGATCCCGCTGAGGCCTTTGATGAAATTTGCCACAGCCTCGTCTGA